Part of the Anabrus simplex isolate iqAnaSimp1 chromosome 4, ASM4041472v1, whole genome shotgun sequence genome is shown below.
cagccttcaaatccaggtaaaaaatccgtGAACAGGCCAAGAATCTTGCAAGTAATAAGCAGGTGTGTTACCTGTAGACCGTATTTTTTCtgcaggatatactcgcaggacgaacttttgtgaaggacattttttattgctggcatgtgaggagtcgcgctgcgacgcccgagtgcgcgaatttcgcttcatcctatatatatgtgtgtgaatataagcatttaaccatgtaaagtaagcaaatgtccgcctctgtgatgtagtggttagcgtgattagctgccacccccggaggtccgggttcgattcccggctctgccacgaaatttgaaaaagtggtacgatggctggaacggggtccactcagcctcgggaggtcagctgagtagaggtgggttcgattcccacctcagctatcctggaagtggttttccgtggtttcccacttctccaggcaaatgccgggatggtacctaacttaaggccacggccgcttctttcccccttccttgcctgtcccatccaatcttcccatccctccacaaggcccttgttcagcataacaagtgaggccgcctgggcgaggtactggtcattctcccctgttgtatccccgacccaaagtctgaatctccaggacactgcccttgaggcggtagaggtgggatccctcgctgagttcaagggaaaaaccgacccttgagggtaaacagattacgaacgaacaaatgCACTAAGTACGTAGAAGGACTGCTAAGTCAGCTGGCTGGAAGTCACAAGTCACAATTAAGTATGTGCCGATGTTGCTTTTCGTAAGACTTATTATCAGGTCAACATATTATGGAAGGACTTAGacgtattttaatttaaatttaaaatatagatGTAAAACAAGgagataaaacgaacatcaatagaGTTCTGCACTCTAATTTCAAAAGTCGAGTTTTGAAGCCGTTAATTCGATTGGGAGTGTTATACCTAGGTGTTGGGAGCGTCGGAAATGTACAAAGGTGAAGAGTTTCACGTTGATTTTAATTGCGAGCATAGCTGTGGCAAGCAGAGCGCGTTCTTCCATTTCCTACCACAGAGAGAGAGGATTCCGGGACAGGACAGAAAACAAGAAgcaaatgaaaaaaataataacGAATAAAAGAGACGAGATACGCGGCTGAGTGAAAGTTTTCGCATACAAATGTGACTTCCAGCATCCAGCGGCTGCGACATGGACTAGGTCGATTTTCCTTTCATGTCAATTTAAATGCCCTTATCTGGATAATTTTCGTTTCTCTTAAATTTTCTTTCGTACGGGaagtttgtttgatgatgatgatgcttgttgattaaaggggcctatcatctaggtcatcggcccctaatgggacaaaatgtaatgataattcaaaagttcaaaatcatccactgaccagaataagaaACGCgctgatgaaaaatgaatggatggaaatcaaTTTAAAAGAATCAGTCGATCCGATCCAGAAACtaccataaacaatagtattactgaccaagggactgcttctaaagcacaatcctgaatcgaggatttTTATTTtccaaaggggttcaaaatccaggtcaacgacccctcataatggtacttaccgctagtaaagtagaaccatggtatctgtcatgttgcggtactattcGAAAGTAGCATagtctcacggtgttccacacattattgtactactcacaagtattgtacgtcacacagataacgcagacctatggtgtttctcacataatggtgccactcataggtaacgccaacccatggttttcctcacctaggtgtattaatcgcggacgccggtattcccgtggtgttcctaacgtagtgggtactaaccacaggcaacacagacccacggtgtggctcatatagtgatactaatcaaaggcaacgcccagacacgtggtgtttctcacaatagtgctaattttttctttgctagtggctttacgtcgtaccgacacagataggtcatatggggatgttgggataggaaagggctaggagttaaaaggaagcggccgtagccttaagtaaggtacagctccagcatttgattggtgtgaaaatgtgaaacaacggaaaaccatcttcagggctgccgacagtgggattcgaacccactatctcccagatgcaagctcacagtagcgagcccctaaccgcacggccaactcgtccggttatttagtcacttcttacgacaggcggaGGATTCCATGGGTGTTATATtactgtactgggaggtacacctcaactccgctcattcaaaatcagcgccttaataaagtcccctatcgatcaaaaagtgaagctaataacacaacaagttggaactttaatcagaaaatgtcaccactgaaatattaagtaattttgttattgtgaagtttactAAACTGATTGAACTTCTTCTGGTTTTGTTcgccatcaagaagtttggacatttttataccgatgacactaccaaaaaagaaactctgatcatgcattttggtgcaaggtgtaagaacttataacttaaagaagttttgtatttctgggtttttataactgaatctatgttcatttatttttggattggcaatacttccttttctttccgccagttttgaatcggaccaatcataaattttggtaattaattttcaaccaatcccgcatttcttgttcattttgaatctaccaataaaaattaagagggtgtgtcctgattagtcttgaattctctagAACCTTCCCTggaggtatataaactgcggcttttcatgtttcctggtcaattgatcatcgtctttctgtgtgtgtgttaaggcaggaggcggggccgcctctttccgCGGTCAGCTGAACATCTATAACGTAATAGTCAcataaaattctatctttcttgctgtctccgcgcTTTgcctgaggggaaggtccgagtctttaattatgtaacaatacttttctaaaatgtaacttttctttcgacTAATATAAAGATTTcataagtctttaactgtaaatcggggatagagagtgagttaccctctcgagctccccttcatcttggcttGACGTGGCTACGTTTTcataacctttcgtttctgtaatgtgttaaagagATCCCCATGCGAGCCACTTCAGTGGTTTGGGggtagctcctgtttcatcggccgaagGCGCTGTTGGATTTTATATTTCATCATCTGGAGCGCAGTTTTCGCCTCCGTTCAGTTTGTGAtcaggccgtttatttaacctattcttttttgcaaaggccctgtaggttgggtactagatacccctgaaTTAAACTATTGCTATTTGTAATTCAGAGACTGTAAcattttgaggtaatattgccttgagcgggctgtaagaaactgagagcctgttagctcttttcaaggattttggaatagtaaagagtgcctctgggaggcttgatgttgtatttagggagcaagtgctcttgaattaggggatttctgcccttgaataatgattccttagtttgaattaaggtttttgtaaactggatccggtatctctgacattgtaaaactaggggcttgaagcacaAAATTGttattctgaatcttggatttctccttgtttcaagattgctaattgtacctgttttattgttatttgttgatttttgaaattctaaagaaatataaccttcagttcaagttttaaattttttttttttgctaggggctttacgtcgcaccgacacagataggtcttatggcgaggatgggataggaaaggcctaggagttggaaggaagcggccgtggccttaattaaggtacagccccagcatttgcctggtgtgaaaatgggaaaccatggaaaacaattttcagggctgccgatagtgggattcgaacctactatttcccggatgcaagctcacagccgcgcgcctctacgcgcacggccaactcgcccggttaaattaattttgatattgtagatagacccattcaccccggcaccttctttaacctctttctgctccatggctaTCATCGTAACAATTACTAGCCACTCCCACAGGGGAATTCGTATATTCTCTGCGTTATTTCATCACTTGACCAAGTTACGAGACGTACAGATGAGCTTGAGTTGATTGCACCGTACTTTAGAATGGTTAATCAGCAATCGTACATTCCTGAGCTTATCGTCTATACAACCGGATTGGCCAagcggttagtagcgcgcagctgtgagttcgcatccgggagatagtgggttcgatccccatgtcggcagccttgaagatggtttccgtggtttcccattttcacaccaagcaaatgctgggactatacattaattaaggccacgactgcttccttttaactcctagccttttcctgtcccatcgtcaccataagacctatctgtgtcggttgcgacgtaaagGAATTAGCAAAAAAAAGTCTATACACAGTGAATCTCTACTGTATGGCGAATTAGGCGAGACGATTCAGCAGGTGATAGGGAGGATAAAGCCAAGATATATTGAACCCATGTCATTTGGCCCAAGGGTTCAGCAAATAGTCCAGTTCACTACGCGCTTCATTCAACAACTAAGACAGCAATGACTAATACAGGCCTACATCTGATGACGTAGAGGAAATGTTAGTTGCAACGCAGAGCAATACTCAGAACATACGCTCCACAAGCATACGTGTgaagaaattaaatggcgtatggctttatgtgctgagagtgtccgatgaaaaagttcggttcgccaggtgcaggtcttttgattggactcccgtaggcgacctgcacggaTGAAATCTTGATGAAGACAAtaaatacacccagtccctgtgccatcgaaattaaccattgatggttaaaattcccgaccctcccggtgaatcgaacccgggactcctgtgaccagaggccactacgctaaccatttagccactgaacTGGACATAAGTGTGAAAAGCGAGTATAACGATGTTCTAGGCTACGCTGTATGAGAAACAAGCTTGAAAAGCTTTGCGGTACCTTCCGCAGTAGTCAACGTTGAGTAGACTTATCATGCTGAATGCGCGATACGCATTCTCCTCCATCTCTGATTATCCGAATGAATAAACTGTACTAGTGTACTGGACCATAAATCTAGGCAAACTACGTGAACTTCAATATGTAGAATTTCAAACCTAGTGTAATCTCATTAATTCTGTTCAACATTAATGTCAACAAACTCTGTTTCCAGCCGTACCTTGATGCGTTCCTTCGGGGGGAGAGGCTGTGGCGTAACAATTATTTCATGGGAATTAGTATTAATATATTATTCATATTATCCTTATTGCCATAAGTTATATTCCTCTCCACCTCGTTGTGTTCTGTCATTGCGGTCGTTTCCGAAACCCCTTAATGTTGAAAATGCAGTTTGTGTATCAGAGACCCTTCAAATGGAAAACTGACGTCCATACATGTTCATTTTATCCAATAAATGGACATTCATATCTAAATAGGAATTATTGTCTATCCTCTACTTTTTCTAAATCAAGCCATGGCGGAATGCAACATTCAAACTAACCAATTTCTGTGataattaagaaataattattggtatttatttattgtactcaAGATATTTTCTTTAAGCCACTGATAAAATTCATTGAGAAGTACATCATCAATAACTAATGGAGTCAGAGACTACCGTATTATAAAACATACAGAACCCATGCGTTCTAGAAATAACAGTTATGGTTAAATAACTAAGTGTATAAAAAGTTTATTGACGACACGATGAAAAGACATTACATTCCAAGACAAATTACAGTGCACGACATTACACGATACAGAACAAACGAGTACTCAAAAGGAGTATTTAAGTAGATGCAGGGATCTGCCAGTTGAATGTAGAAGGGAGTCTATTAGGCGAGGATGCACTGCAATCGAATTTCAACTGAAGTTTAAATTTAGATGCATCTTTATCATTAAACGTATGACGTTCAAAATCTGACGGCTGGAATGACTTGTAGGCGGCCAATGGAGCCAAATGCATGGGACAGTGCAGTTCGACAGTAATCTTGAGATCAATGCTGGGAAGAAAAGAACAGTGTGTGGTCACTTGATGAGCGGAGAGTTCCTCGCTAGTATCCTGGACTATCGGATGATTTCTGATAAATCTCGATTCATATGCACTCTCATTCATATTGCCATAGTAATAGAACTTCCCTGCATATTCTCCATGACCTGAATACAAAGAAACCAGGGGTGGCGCAATGGAAGTCAGCAATGGACTTTGAGAGTGCAGAACCAACTCTCTTTCATAATGTGTGTGTTCTAGAGAGTGATCGTTGTGGTTCGTGACTAGCCTTCGAATGCGCAAATACATGAACCGCTGTTCACCAGACCAGGTGTAGGTGCTGTTCTTTGAAGGGATGATATCTAACGCCGTAAACCATGAGTGTCGCAGCATGTAGGTTGCAGAATAATGATAGATTCCTGAAGTTAGGTCAAGTCCGGATGCGTACCAATGGACTCTGCGGGCATCTTCCTCTTGTAAGCAGTCCAGGAGGTCCACTATCTTTGCTCCTGATATCCCACAGTTCTTGTTGAGCACGCGTTCTGTGTACTTCTCGAAGTGAAATAGGAACTTGCTCATCATTTCGAACAATTTCTGACGTTCCGATTCAGTGCACAGTTTATGATGGAAATGGAAGTTCAAGCCGAGATATTCCGGATCGTTGTCTGCCATCCATAGTAGGTTGTAGAAAGTGTCTAAAAGACGGCCACCGTAGAAGCAGGCAGGTGGTGGTGGTTGGTCGTTCCATCCCCGGAGTACGTACCGCCATGTCACCGCATACACCACTCGAAACTGTACAGACAATTAATTACACGTAAATTGTTAAAGGACAAATAATTATCCGTACTTCGTCCCGCCAGCGTACGAGTATGCATAAACCAGCGAGAGCATTGGAAGTATGAACCagcctcgttttttttttttttctgtcgtcGAACGCAACAGTCGTTACTGAATGCGGACAGAGTTCAGTGATGGTGATACAACCATACTACAGTATCATGAATTATTTAACAATTTTGACTTACCAACGTTATGAAGGGAGTTTCTGAATACTTCCCAGCCAGAAATTTGTTGTAAGAACATGGATTGTTGTACGACCTGGAAGCTTTACACCCGAAAGTCTTTCTTGAAATTAAAATTGGGTTTTGTTGCTGAGTTAACAATTATGAATAGGAATGAG
Proteins encoded:
- the LOC136872152 gene encoding uncharacterized protein, which produces MSAVKRRRQCIPTKFEPSNDCDQYKRPLGLLDLPTELLTLVFRWCTFSFVAETLRLVCRRFRAVATLVLNSGMAILGPRLERAMARVEYAAMNVVATEGDLITYSRAFNALEIIHSQFRVVYAVTWRYVLRGWNDQPPPPACFYGGRLLDTFYNLLWMADNDPEYLGLNFHFHHKLCTESERQKLFEMMSKFLFHFEKYTERVLNKNCGISGAKIVDLLDCLQEEDARRVHWYASGLDLTSGIYHYSATYMLRHSWFTALDIIPSKNSTYTWSGEQRFMYLRIRRLVTNHNDHSLEHTHYERELVLHSQSPLLTSIAPPLVSLYSGHGEYAGKFYYYGNMNESAYESRFIRNHPIVQDTSEELSAHQVTTHCSFLPSIDLKITVELHCPMHLAPLAAYKSFQPSDFERHTFNDKDASKFKLQLKFDCSASSPNRLPSTFNWQIPAST